A genome region from Brooklawnia propionicigenes includes the following:
- a CDS encoding dynamin family protein: MTDQARASRTHADGSAAVPRRAMARSATIADPSKPPTEAAVPGRRELLELVERTGRFAAVTSRTDLVQRLIQARTRLQDPNVRVVVVGEFKQGKSKLINALVNAPVCPIDDDVATSVPTAVGYGAQPAAWVVTRTDEPEAEPVKVVKQPIQIDDLAEYVSEKGNPGNQRHIVAAEVSLPRELLKGGLRLVDSPGVGSLDSTKALATLSALSSADAVLLVSDASQEYTAPEVQLLKHALRICPNVAAVLAKTDLYPQWRVIERLDQGHLKQIGDLPIFAVSSDLRLLAASQQDRELNDESGFPALVAHLRRDVVEHAELLSARSAVHDMNFAVEQMTVSVRTELSALLNPHDTPRLIAELENAKAKAEEFRGVSSRWQVALADGIADLISDMEHDLRDRLRRVQREAEQAIDEGDPGPIWEQITEWVDQRVASAISETFVWTEERSTWLTEEIGELFLAEERELPVIEVASIDGILDPVDELPDFDPGQLSATEKIYIGVRGSYGGVLMVGLASGLIGLSLINPLSLIAGVLVGRRAYREDMGNRLMRRRFEAKNIVRRYIDEVTFQVAKQLKDRLRVVQRTARDHFTSIADEMHRSLTDSVLAAKQAAGSYSAQHDKRVALLRTQLSQLEQLQAGLPVVQTLPAGRVPRAVAQ; the protein is encoded by the coding sequence ATGACCGATCAGGCTCGGGCAAGCCGCACGCATGCGGACGGATCGGCTGCGGTGCCGCGGCGGGCGATGGCCCGCTCGGCGACCATCGCTGATCCCTCGAAGCCCCCGACTGAGGCGGCTGTTCCTGGGCGGCGCGAGTTGCTCGAACTCGTGGAGCGCACCGGCCGATTCGCCGCGGTCACCAGCCGGACAGATCTTGTGCAGAGGCTGATTCAGGCTCGCACCCGACTCCAGGATCCGAACGTGCGGGTCGTCGTTGTCGGAGAGTTCAAACAAGGCAAGAGCAAGCTGATCAATGCGTTGGTGAACGCACCGGTGTGCCCGATCGACGATGATGTCGCGACCAGCGTGCCGACCGCGGTCGGCTACGGTGCACAGCCGGCAGCGTGGGTGGTCACTCGCACCGACGAGCCCGAGGCAGAACCCGTGAAGGTCGTCAAACAGCCCATTCAGATCGACGATCTTGCCGAGTATGTTTCGGAGAAGGGGAATCCGGGAAACCAGCGGCATATTGTGGCCGCCGAGGTCTCGTTGCCACGCGAGCTCCTCAAGGGCGGATTGCGCTTGGTGGATTCTCCCGGAGTGGGATCGCTGGATTCCACCAAGGCGCTCGCGACGCTTTCCGCGCTGTCGTCTGCTGATGCGGTGCTGCTGGTTTCGGACGCCTCCCAGGAGTACACCGCACCGGAGGTACAACTACTCAAACATGCGTTGCGTATCTGCCCGAATGTGGCGGCGGTGCTGGCGAAGACCGATCTCTACCCGCAGTGGCGGGTAATCGAGCGTCTTGACCAAGGGCACCTCAAACAGATCGGTGACCTCCCCATATTCGCGGTCTCCAGCGATCTGCGTCTGCTGGCGGCCTCCCAGCAGGATCGCGAGCTCAATGACGAGTCCGGCTTCCCGGCGCTCGTGGCACATCTGCGCCGCGATGTGGTCGAGCATGCCGAGCTGCTGAGTGCCCGCAGTGCGGTGCACGACATGAATTTTGCGGTGGAGCAGATGACGGTGTCGGTACGAACCGAACTGAGCGCACTGCTGAACCCGCACGATACCCCGCGTCTCATCGCCGAGCTCGAGAACGCCAAGGCAAAGGCTGAGGAGTTCCGCGGTGTGTCCTCACGATGGCAGGTGGCCTTGGCCGACGGCATCGCCGACCTCATCTCCGACATGGAGCACGATTTGCGGGACCGGCTGCGGCGGGTCCAACGCGAGGCCGAGCAAGCGATCGACGAAGGAGATCCCGGCCCCATCTGGGAGCAGATCACGGAGTGGGTCGACCAGCGCGTCGCCTCGGCCATCTCGGAGACGTTCGTGTGGACCGAGGAGCGTTCCACCTGGCTGACCGAAGAGATCGGCGAGCTGTTCTTGGCCGAGGAGCGAGAGCTCCCGGTAATCGAGGTCGCATCCATCGACGGAATCCTTGATCCAGTCGACGAGTTGCCCGATTTTGACCCCGGTCAACTGAGCGCCACCGAGAAGATCTATATCGGCGTCCGAGGCTCTTACGGCGGAGTCCTGATGGTCGGACTGGCCAGCGGGTTGATCGGCCTGAGCCTGATCAACCCGCTTTCGCTGATCGCCGGTGTGCTGGTCGGGCGGCGGGCCTATCGTGAGGACATGGGGAACCGGCTGATGCGCCGCCGCTTCGAGGCGAAGAACATCGTGCGTCGCTATATCGACGAGGTCACCTTCCAAGTCGCCAAACAGCTGAAGGACCGGCTGCGAGTCGTCCAACGCACCGCTCGCGACCATTTCACCTCCATCGCCGATGAGATGCATCGTTCTCTCACCGATTCGGTGCTGGCCGCCAAGCAGGCGGCCGGATCCTACAGCGCGCAGCACGACAAGCGGGTCGCGCTGCTGCGTACCCAATTGAGCCAGCTCGAACAACTCCAGGCCGGCCTGCCCGTGGTGCAGACGTTGCCGGCAGGCCGCGTCCCACGGGCCGTGGCGCAGTGA
- a CDS encoding dynamin family protein, protein MSPDQLDDTAALIEVTRRLYTRDEAALELLDRLERRIREPLRLAIAGIVKAGKSTLLNAILGEQIAPTDAGECTKIVTWYRYSETPSITLRPHGRPSQRLPLRRVRGKLVIDLGEMSADDVERIDIGWPAPALKSVILIDTPGIASTSHEVSARSMSFLTPSDSPSEADAIVYLLRHLHPSDLGFLEAFRDTAAGPSQTVNAVAVLSRADEIGSGRIDSLLSARKVALRYERDGELASLALGVVPVAGLLAEGAQTLREAEFTAFRELAALDRVERERLLVSADRFVRPADHLSLSERERKELLARFGLFGVRLAISLIRAGATDSTQLSTQLVQHSGLNELNDFVELHFHSRAASLKARGVLDALERLLRDKPRRDSSTVLEGIERIRASAHWLRELTLLSSARTAGLGLPEDDAQRAARIVGGDGLDPALRLGLPQEVSAHEIALQAMIELDQWRAKSQSPMLERKATETCRIVVRTLEGIVSGISPTRPPQSLADVVTAHAPGNSTTQVADE, encoded by the coding sequence GTGAGCCCGGACCAGCTGGACGACACTGCGGCCCTGATCGAGGTCACCCGCCGCCTCTATACGCGCGACGAGGCGGCGCTGGAGCTACTCGACCGACTGGAGCGCAGGATTCGTGAGCCACTCCGGCTTGCCATCGCGGGCATCGTGAAGGCGGGAAAGTCGACGCTACTCAATGCGATCCTGGGTGAGCAGATCGCGCCCACGGATGCTGGTGAGTGCACCAAGATCGTCACCTGGTATCGCTACTCGGAGACTCCATCGATCACCTTGCGGCCACACGGGCGCCCGAGCCAACGGCTGCCGCTACGCCGAGTGAGGGGCAAACTGGTCATCGACCTGGGAGAGATGTCGGCAGATGACGTCGAGAGGATAGACATCGGTTGGCCGGCCCCCGCACTCAAGTCGGTGATTCTCATTGATACCCCAGGAATCGCCTCGACATCCCACGAGGTATCGGCGCGCTCGATGAGTTTCCTGACCCCCTCCGATTCTCCATCGGAGGCGGACGCCATCGTCTACCTGCTGCGTCATCTGCACCCCTCGGATCTCGGGTTTCTCGAGGCTTTCCGAGACACCGCGGCGGGGCCGTCGCAGACCGTGAATGCGGTGGCGGTTCTGTCACGCGCTGATGAGATCGGCTCTGGACGCATCGATTCACTGTTGTCGGCACGCAAGGTCGCCCTGCGGTACGAACGCGATGGAGAGTTGGCTTCGCTGGCATTAGGAGTAGTCCCGGTAGCTGGGCTACTGGCAGAGGGCGCGCAGACCTTGCGCGAGGCCGAGTTCACCGCCTTCCGGGAACTGGCCGCATTGGACCGAGTGGAGCGAGAGCGGCTGCTGGTCTCAGCAGATCGTTTCGTCCGGCCCGCCGATCATCTGTCGCTGAGCGAACGGGAACGCAAAGAGCTGCTGGCGAGATTCGGGCTGTTCGGAGTCCGCTTGGCGATCTCGCTGATCCGTGCGGGGGCCACCGATTCGACGCAACTGTCCACCCAGCTCGTGCAGCACAGCGGCCTCAATGAGTTGAACGACTTCGTCGAGTTGCACTTTCACTCCCGGGCGGCGAGCCTGAAAGCCAGGGGCGTACTGGATGCACTGGAGCGGTTATTGCGCGACAAGCCGCGCCGAGATTCCTCCACAGTCTTGGAAGGAATCGAACGGATCCGAGCTTCGGCTCACTGGTTGCGTGAACTGACATTGCTGTCCTCGGCGCGCACGGCAGGGCTGGGCCTTCCGGAGGACGATGCCCAGCGGGCCGCGAGAATCGTCGGTGGCGACGGATTGGATCCGGCACTGCGGCTGGGCCTGCCCCAGGAGGTATCCGCCCACGAAATAGCTCTGCAGGCCATGATCGAACTCGATCAGTGGCGAGCGAAGAGTCAGTCGCCGATGCTTGAGCGCAAAGCTACCGAGACCTGCAGAATCGTGGTGCGCACTCTGGAAGGGATTGTCTCAGGCATCAGCCCCACCAGACCACCCCAGTCCCTTGCGGACGTCGTGACGGCGCACGCTCCAGGCAACAGCACCACGCAGGTTGCTGACGAGTAG
- a CDS encoding IniB N-terminal domain-containing protein — MTTPLATIADALIEFILSLLRDPAAAAQFAAEPEETLAEAGLSGACAADVRAVVPVVVDRPDVVQRPVQATPVHPGYSPQVSIQQPQSPAHPPTVVEEITNVTTNFAIDARTTIIDQSVNQNIWAGGDVTQIFDQEAIVASGDGSVAAGKDASIDNSQTEIDADDIGIGNTEITAEISDAFNDQSTTTDVDVTVGTAAEDPVADGLVAVVDAPADAALVTDAATATADTATEVLDVPDAGVAAVANEYEDSGAVLYDPAGYDVDGLDQP; from the coding sequence ATGACCACGCCCTTGGCCACGATTGCTGACGCTCTCATCGAGTTCATTCTGAGCTTGTTGCGCGACCCGGCCGCGGCCGCGCAGTTTGCTGCTGAACCCGAAGAGACCCTCGCGGAGGCCGGCCTGTCCGGGGCCTGTGCTGCCGACGTGCGCGCTGTCGTGCCGGTGGTGGTTGACCGGCCCGACGTCGTGCAGCGGCCTGTCCAAGCGACTCCGGTTCACCCTGGCTACTCACCCCAGGTGAGTATTCAGCAACCGCAGTCCCCCGCGCATCCTCCGACCGTGGTCGAAGAGATCACCAATGTGACCACCAATTTCGCAATCGACGCGCGCACCACGATCATCGACCAATCGGTGAATCAGAATATCTGGGCCGGCGGTGACGTGACCCAGATCTTCGATCAGGAAGCGATCGTCGCCAGCGGTGATGGCTCGGTGGCCGCCGGCAAGGATGCCTCGATCGACAACTCGCAGACCGAGATCGATGCCGACGATATCGGGATCGGTAACACCGAGATCACCGCAGAGATCTCCGATGCGTTCAACGACCAGTCGACCACCACCGATGTTGACGTCACTGTTGGCACCGCCGCTGAGGATCCGGTGGCAGACGGCCTGGTCGCCGTCGTCGACGCGCCGGCTGATGCCGCGCTGGTCACCGACGCGGCAACGGCCACTGCGGATACCGCTACGGAGGTCCTGGACGTTCCAGACGCGGGCGTGGCCGCTGTGGCGAACGAGTACGAAGACTCGGGTGCGGTGCTCTACGATCCGGCCGGCTATGACGTCGACGGACTTGACCAACCGTAA
- a CDS encoding LuxR C-terminal-related transcriptional regulator has product MTTTSRGTTPPFSSVRHALQAIETIATSGSPRAFIVGTARSGKTSLLREITNLLADLETAFTEYRPGPSAASVPPSRVLVVDDLHLLDEEHLDQIGGRALDPTAGLIVASRPWPRPDGLTAIWRRLEQDAPAVVLGQLSRSDALTYCQVHGRAVSSACLTQILAATGGISWLATRALSLHDDRDCVDDPEHSGLHLLLQDEIAHRLNTADAQLRHLVELVSIDPHANLGSIESVSAVDALIAQGHAEGLLLRNGRPVPVVRSAVLASTPAHRLAELRAETSADRSSLISHDDASAPLLQQALNVWSKGDLDGAAELVEKAEMAAGSPNSDLAADLAAAIWAERGLPLISSQSYLARPTDDPASSVRALLVHAGAGFPDRFHDRQSVAQSPTTLGVALQLFEAGLRDSVKQQPPASALSSLVQASELYSASKSVGPIAELPAVVAAGVAMGAGELQTAQAVIDAAVSAEQGGPWARPRLLGWQAFVAIRNERPHEAREALRQAEELVSPQSSRTQLLLATIRITLARRYGDTQSLTMAWQAALTASRNVDVSLYSLLPLGSLIDAGARLGDSVTLAPYLAHGLEIVRRLGYPPLWSNHLWWAGVQQGILLNKPGSLAPHAQALVAAAPHSSVAAAMAQAGGVWVAVLGGKVDAGAVEAAARGLAAAGLSWDGARLAAHGAGRLPDDRRASSRLMACARELHPPEVIRHAAGSTESSPTPSHEGASLSEREHDVAVLILQGKTYAEIGQAIFISPRTVEHHVASIRRRLEAKSRSDLIAKLRLTIGGTEDR; this is encoded by the coding sequence ATGACCACCACGTCCCGAGGAACCACGCCGCCGTTCTCCAGCGTTCGACATGCACTGCAGGCAATCGAGACCATCGCCACCTCCGGTAGCCCGCGGGCCTTCATTGTCGGCACCGCCCGATCCGGCAAGACCAGCCTGCTGCGCGAGATCACCAATCTGCTCGCAGACCTCGAGACCGCATTCACCGAATACCGGCCAGGCCCGTCGGCCGCCTCGGTGCCGCCCTCTCGGGTACTCGTTGTCGATGATCTTCACCTGTTGGACGAGGAGCATCTCGACCAGATCGGCGGTCGGGCCCTCGATCCCACCGCCGGGCTCATCGTCGCCAGCCGGCCCTGGCCGAGGCCCGACGGATTGACAGCGATCTGGCGTCGCCTTGAGCAGGACGCGCCCGCGGTCGTGCTCGGTCAGCTCTCGCGATCGGATGCCCTCACCTACTGCCAAGTGCATGGCCGAGCGGTCTCATCCGCCTGCTTGACCCAGATTCTGGCAGCCACCGGCGGCATCAGCTGGTTGGCTACCCGGGCGCTGAGTCTTCATGATGACCGTGATTGCGTGGACGATCCCGAGCACAGTGGATTGCATCTGCTCCTCCAAGACGAGATCGCCCACCGCCTGAACACCGCCGACGCGCAGTTGCGTCATCTGGTCGAGTTGGTGAGCATTGATCCGCATGCGAACCTCGGTTCCATCGAATCGGTGTCAGCTGTCGACGCGCTCATCGCGCAGGGTCACGCCGAAGGGCTTCTATTGCGCAATGGGCGTCCGGTCCCGGTGGTGCGGTCAGCGGTTCTGGCTTCCACTCCCGCGCACCGACTGGCCGAGCTGAGGGCTGAGACCAGCGCCGACCGGAGCAGTCTGATCAGCCACGACGATGCGTCGGCACCGCTGCTACAGCAGGCTCTCAATGTGTGGTCGAAGGGTGATCTTGACGGAGCCGCGGAACTCGTCGAGAAGGCGGAGATGGCCGCCGGTTCTCCCAACTCGGATCTCGCGGCCGACCTTGCGGCGGCTATCTGGGCCGAGCGCGGGCTGCCGCTGATCAGTAGTCAGAGTTATCTCGCGCGACCGACCGACGACCCGGCCTCATCGGTGCGCGCGCTGCTGGTCCATGCTGGTGCGGGTTTCCCTGACCGTTTCCACGATCGTCAATCCGTCGCGCAGTCGCCCACAACACTCGGTGTCGCCTTGCAGCTGTTTGAAGCCGGTCTGCGTGATTCCGTGAAGCAGCAACCACCTGCATCGGCGCTCAGTTCGTTGGTACAGGCCTCGGAGCTGTACTCCGCATCCAAGAGTGTGGGCCCGATCGCCGAGTTGCCGGCCGTGGTCGCGGCGGGCGTGGCGATGGGCGCCGGCGAGTTGCAGACCGCCCAGGCGGTCATCGACGCCGCGGTCAGCGCAGAGCAGGGCGGACCCTGGGCGCGCCCGCGGTTGCTAGGCTGGCAGGCCTTTGTCGCGATCCGCAATGAGCGTCCGCACGAGGCCCGCGAAGCCTTGCGTCAGGCCGAAGAGCTCGTCTCGCCTCAGTCGTCGCGCACGCAGCTGCTGCTTGCCACGATCCGGATCACGTTGGCTCGACGTTATGGAGATACGCAGAGCCTCACGATGGCGTGGCAGGCCGCTCTGACCGCCAGCCGCAATGTGGACGTGTCACTGTATTCGCTGCTCCCGCTCGGCTCGCTGATCGATGCCGGAGCCCGACTGGGTGACTCCGTGACGTTGGCACCCTATCTCGCACACGGCCTCGAGATCGTGCGTAGGCTCGGCTATCCCCCACTGTGGTCGAACCACCTGTGGTGGGCGGGCGTCCAGCAGGGCATCCTACTCAACAAGCCCGGTTCGCTTGCACCGCATGCTCAGGCATTGGTGGCCGCGGCGCCGCACAGCTCGGTTGCCGCTGCGATGGCCCAGGCAGGCGGGGTCTGGGTCGCAGTTCTGGGCGGCAAGGTTGACGCAGGCGCAGTCGAGGCGGCGGCCCGAGGACTGGCGGCGGCCGGACTCTCCTGGGATGGCGCGCGTTTGGCCGCGCACGGGGCGGGCCGGTTACCCGATGATCGTAGGGCGTCTTCTCGACTGATGGCCTGCGCCCGTGAACTTCATCCCCCCGAGGTGATCCGGCACGCTGCTGGCAGCACCGAGAGCAGCCCAACCCCGAGCCACGAGGGTGCTTCGCTGAGCGAACGCGAACATGATGTGGCGGTGTTGATACTGCAAGGCAAGACCTACGCCGAGATCGGCCAGGCGATCTTCATCTCACCCCGTACGGTCGAGCACCATGTGGCCAGTATCAGACGTCGGCTGGAGGCGAAATCGCGCTCTGATCTTATCGCCAAACTGCGTTTGACTATAGGTGGAACCGAGGACAGATGA
- a CDS encoding Hsp70 family protein produces MTSYNLAVALGSSRVAAASAHTDPDLGVVAEPISLGRLGTASSCLFVPRDGDLVFGDAARQHGQAQPERMICDLRHRLGDDVPLLVGGQRLVPEQLYAQLIAWVVQRATEQAGEPPAGITIGYPATEWGTHRLSLIATALAALGLDGFDFIPESEAAVAQYEASAPLENGQTVAVYDLGGDALSCAVLRKERDGGLGQVGASGGLTDLGGTDFDDLVFRHVMEVSGLAKMTLDADHVDVRGALIRLREACVEAKETLSSQTAVTIPVAVAAVHTTVRLTRAEFEQMIEPALDRTIDVLDDTVEHAGIQVSQLEAVLLIGGSSRIPRVAQRLSESLDRPIVIDSDPALSAVLGAARAGLRFAEARAQAVIGAHEQQAAVVEDLPTPDDESAAQPAVRSKRRRRDRGRLMVFTAAVVTVVTLLLSGSSSGSPLPAGSAVDEASTSHTSWSQAQRPSPADGEPSADLVEPTELRPHGHLTLPGEVSAVPTSNPVGSPGAPTTVAPNTTAAADDETVADLAPEIGTQLPTGDTTTDSPVEPTTASPPSDSSAPSAPETDGS; encoded by the coding sequence ATGACGTCCTACAACCTCGCGGTCGCGCTCGGTTCGAGCCGCGTCGCCGCAGCCAGCGCGCACACCGATCCCGACCTGGGGGTTGTCGCCGAGCCGATCAGCCTCGGGCGCCTCGGCACCGCGTCTTCGTGCCTGTTTGTGCCTCGGGACGGCGATCTGGTCTTCGGCGACGCAGCCAGACAGCACGGTCAGGCCCAGCCGGAACGGATGATCTGCGATCTGCGACACCGCCTCGGAGACGACGTGCCGCTGCTGGTAGGTGGGCAAAGGCTGGTCCCGGAGCAGCTTTACGCACAACTGATCGCCTGGGTTGTCCAACGGGCCACCGAGCAAGCAGGTGAGCCGCCCGCAGGCATCACCATCGGGTACCCAGCAACCGAGTGGGGTACGCATCGCCTGAGCCTGATTGCCACCGCACTGGCGGCACTGGGTCTCGACGGCTTCGATTTCATACCCGAGTCTGAGGCTGCCGTCGCGCAGTACGAGGCCTCGGCTCCCCTGGAGAACGGCCAAACCGTCGCCGTTTACGACCTGGGCGGCGACGCACTCAGTTGCGCTGTGCTGCGCAAGGAACGCGACGGAGGTCTCGGTCAGGTCGGCGCTTCGGGTGGCCTCACCGATCTTGGCGGCACCGATTTCGACGATCTGGTCTTCCGGCACGTCATGGAGGTGTCCGGGCTGGCCAAGATGACGCTGGATGCCGACCACGTCGACGTCCGAGGCGCCCTGATCCGACTGCGCGAAGCCTGCGTCGAAGCCAAGGAGACGCTGTCCTCCCAGACAGCCGTGACCATTCCCGTTGCGGTGGCAGCGGTCCACACCACCGTCCGCCTCACGCGTGCCGAATTCGAGCAGATGATCGAGCCCGCTCTGGATCGCACGATCGATGTGCTGGATGACACTGTCGAGCATGCCGGCATTCAGGTATCGCAGCTCGAAGCCGTACTCCTCATCGGCGGTTCATCAAGAATTCCGCGGGTGGCGCAGCGGTTGTCGGAGTCGCTCGACCGGCCGATCGTGATCGACAGCGATCCTGCTTTGTCAGCGGTACTCGGTGCTGCACGGGCAGGACTACGGTTCGCAGAGGCTCGGGCGCAGGCGGTGATCGGCGCCCACGAACAACAGGCAGCGGTTGTCGAGGATCTGCCGACTCCCGACGACGAGTCGGCAGCGCAACCGGCGGTCCGGTCGAAGCGTCGACGTCGCGACCGCGGTCGGCTGATGGTGTTCACCGCCGCGGTAGTCACCGTAGTCACGCTGTTGCTCAGCGGATCATCGTCCGGCTCACCGCTTCCGGCCGGCTCGGCAGTCGACGAGGCGTCCACCTCGCACACGTCATGGTCGCAGGCGCAGCGCCCCAGCCCCGCCGACGGCGAGCCCTCTGCCGACCTCGTGGAGCCCACCGAGCTGAGGCCGCACGGTCACCTCACTCTGCCCGGTGAGGTGAGCGCGGTGCCGACGAGCAACCCTGTGGGCTCGCCTGGCGCCCCGACAACGGTGGCACCGAACACCACGGCCGCGGCCGACGACGAGACCGTCGCTGACCTGGCGCCCGAGATCGGTACGCAACTACCGACCGGCGACACCACCACCGACTCCCCGGTCGAGCCCACCACGGCCAGCCCACCATCTGATTCGAGCGCTCCATCCGCTCCTGAGACCGATGGGAGCTGA